The Pristiophorus japonicus isolate sPriJap1 chromosome 3, sPriJap1.hap1, whole genome shotgun sequence genome has a segment encoding these proteins:
- the LOC139260422 gene encoding putative uncharacterized protein DDB_G0271982: EMEREREMEREREMEREREREMEREREMEREREMERQRARERERDRERESERETERERDRERESETRERERDRARERDRE, encoded by the exons gagatggagagagagagagagatggagagagagagagagatggagagagagagagagagagagatggagagagagagagagatggagagagagagagagatggagaga cagagagcgcgagagcgagagcgagacagagagcgcgagagcgagagagagacagag cgagagcgagacagagagcgcgagagcgaga cgcgagagcgagagcgagacagagcgcgagagcgagacagagag